One Parageobacillus sp. KH3-4 genomic region harbors:
- a CDS encoding metal-sulfur cluster assembly factor yields MDIRELVLEQLRTVIDPELGINIVDLGLIYDLQINDGNIYILMTLTTPGCPLHDSIVGGVKRALEHIDGIRDVQVQITWNPPWTPERMSEEALRQLGHFS; encoded by the coding sequence ATGGATATTCGCGAATTAGTACTTGAGCAACTGCGAACGGTGATTGACCCTGAATTAGGGATCAATATCGTTGATTTAGGATTAATTTATGATTTGCAAATTAACGATGGCAACATATATATTTTAATGACGCTTACGACGCCGGGATGTCCGCTTCACGACTCGATCGTCGGCGGTGTGAAACGGGCGCTGGAACATATCGACGGAATCCGCGATGTACAAGTGCAAATTACATGGAACCCGCCTTGGACGCCGGAACGGATGAGTGAAGAAGCGCTGCGGCAATTAGGGCATTTTTCATAA
- a CDS encoding alpha/beta fold hydrolase — MVLIEKEMVAQVPVLHVVRKEKKEERLPFILFIHGFTSAKEHNLHFAYLLAEAGYRVVLPDALYHGERGTSLSGRELQLMFWHVVQQTIAEVKLIKKEMEQRRLIDPDRVGIAGTSMGGIATFGSLAVYPWIKAAVSLMGCPAYEMFFDELVRTAKKMGVVIPLSDEQLKREKAKLVKYDLSKQPEKLAGRPLLIWHSQCDQVVPYAYTYEFYEQIKPLYQGKEKSLKFISDATAGHKVTREALLETVKWFTTHV, encoded by the coding sequence ATGGTTCTTATTGAAAAAGAAATGGTTGCCCAAGTGCCTGTGCTGCATGTCGTAAGAAAGGAAAAGAAAGAGGAACGATTGCCGTTCATTTTGTTTATTCATGGATTTACAAGCGCGAAAGAGCATAATTTGCATTTTGCGTATTTGCTTGCCGAAGCAGGATACCGCGTCGTGTTACCAGATGCGCTTTATCATGGGGAACGCGGAACGTCTTTATCCGGGCGTGAGTTGCAGCTGATGTTTTGGCATGTCGTCCAACAGACAATTGCGGAAGTGAAATTGATAAAAAAAGAGATGGAGCAGCGTCGCTTGATTGACCCAGACCGAGTCGGGATTGCTGGTACATCGATGGGGGGAATCGCCACATTCGGTTCGCTTGCTGTGTATCCATGGATTAAAGCGGCTGTTTCTCTGATGGGATGCCCCGCTTATGAAATGTTTTTCGACGAATTAGTCAGAACAGCGAAGAAAATGGGGGTTGTTATTCCGCTGTCAGACGAGCAATTGAAACGGGAAAAAGCAAAGTTAGTGAAATACGATCTTTCCAAACAGCCGGAGAAATTAGCGGGCCGCCCGCTCCTTATTTGGCACAGCCAGTGCGACCAAGTGGTGCCTTATGCTTATACATATGAGTTTTATGAACAAATAAAGCCGCTTTATCAAGGAAAGGAAAAAAGTCTGAAGTTTATTTCCGATGCCACGGCGGGGCATAAAGTGACAAGGGAAGCGCTTTTGGAGACGGTAAAGTGGTTTACGACACATGTGTAG
- a CDS encoding Cof-type HAD-IIB family hydrolase produces the protein MERHLIALDLDGTLLKDDKTISPFTKEMILRAKEEGHLVVIATGRPYRASKMYYEELGLTTPIVNFNGAFVHHPADRSWGVRHSPLPLEAVKDIIEVSETYSIKNILAEVIDNVYFHEHDEMLLDIVRLGNPTIKIGDLRYALKDDPTSILIHTDRQHIDQIQSYLSDVHANVLHHRRWNEPWHMIEIIRSGVHKAFGLKQIADYFHIPKERVIAFGDEDNDLEMIEWAGYGIAMGNAIDPLKQIADDVTATNEEDGIGVYLKSLLKL, from the coding sequence ATGGAGCGACATTTAATTGCATTAGATTTAGACGGTACGTTATTAAAAGATGACAAAACGATTTCCCCGTTTACAAAAGAAATGATTTTGCGCGCCAAAGAAGAAGGGCATCTTGTCGTGATCGCCACCGGCAGGCCTTACCGCGCCAGCAAAATGTACTATGAAGAACTTGGACTCACGACGCCAATTGTCAACTTTAACGGAGCATTCGTCCATCATCCGGCGGACCGTTCATGGGGGGTCCGGCATTCCCCGCTTCCGCTTGAAGCCGTCAAAGACATTATCGAAGTAAGTGAAACGTATTCGATCAAAAATATTTTAGCCGAAGTAATAGACAACGTATACTTTCATGAACATGATGAAATGCTGCTAGATATTGTTCGCCTTGGCAATCCAACAATCAAAATCGGCGATTTGCGCTATGCATTAAAAGACGATCCAACGAGCATTCTTATCCATACAGACCGACAGCATATTGACCAAATACAGTCATACTTATCCGACGTCCATGCAAACGTATTGCATCACCGGCGCTGGAATGAGCCTTGGCATATGATTGAAATTATCCGCAGCGGCGTCCATAAAGCGTTTGGCCTCAAGCAGATCGCCGATTATTTTCATATTCCGAAAGAGCGGGTCATCGCTTTTGGGGATGAAGATAACGATTTAGAAATGATCGAATGGGCAGGTTATGGCATCGCAATGGGCAACGCCATTGATCCCCTCAAACAAATCGCGGATGATGTAACGGCAACGAATGAAGAAGACGGCATCGGCGTATACTTAAAATCGCTGTTAAAGCTGTAA
- a CDS encoding DUF3813 domain-containing protein, translating to MGNRLFQEARKAVMQAKQAASGQADMDLDRAIAIAKNALSSAYAHSNTAEKAQLRQFQEELDQLTL from the coding sequence ATGGGAAACCGATTGTTTCAGGAAGCACGCAAAGCGGTGATGCAGGCGAAACAGGCAGCAAGCGGCCAGGCCGATATGGACCTAGACCGCGCCATCGCTATCGCGAAAAACGCCTTATCTTCGGCCTACGCGCATTCTAATACGGCGGAAAAAGCGCAGTTGCGTCAATTTCAAGAAGAACTTGATCAACTCACTCTATAA
- a CDS encoding DegV family protein, with product MSIQIITDSGCDLPYAYLQEHDIAFLPLLVHFNGEEYEDFINIKPKQVYDAMRNGQIVKTAQANPLKMKELFTQYAKENRPCLYIAFSSQLSGTYQTAMAIRSELLEEYPEFQLTIIDSKCASLGQGLAVIKAAELVEKGTPYNLLCETIASYCHHMEHIFTVDNLEYLARGGRISKASAMVGGLLNIKPLLHVEDGKLIPLEKLRGRKKVLKRMVEIMGERGDDLQKQVIGISHGDDEKAALELKQLIEKTYGCSRFFICEIGGAIGAHAGPGTLALFFLNKHIEV from the coding sequence GTGTCAATTCAAATTATTACCGACAGCGGCTGTGACCTTCCATATGCTTATTTGCAGGAGCACGATATCGCGTTTCTGCCGCTTCTTGTCCATTTCAATGGCGAAGAATATGAAGACTTTATCAACATCAAACCAAAACAAGTATATGACGCGATGCGCAACGGACAAATCGTAAAAACCGCGCAAGCAAATCCGCTGAAAATGAAAGAGTTGTTCACGCAATATGCGAAAGAAAACCGTCCTTGCCTATATATCGCGTTTTCTTCGCAACTGTCGGGTACATATCAAACCGCGATGGCGATTCGCAGCGAATTGCTTGAGGAATATCCCGAATTTCAGCTGACGATTATCGATTCCAAATGCGCTTCGCTCGGACAAGGACTGGCAGTGATAAAAGCAGCAGAGCTGGTCGAAAAAGGCACGCCTTACAATTTGCTATGCGAGACGATTGCCTCCTATTGCCATCATATGGAACATATTTTTACGGTGGATAATCTTGAGTACTTGGCGCGCGGCGGGCGAATCAGCAAAGCGTCGGCGATGGTTGGCGGCCTTTTGAACATTAAACCGCTTCTCCATGTCGAAGACGGCAAACTCATTCCGCTTGAGAAATTACGCGGCCGCAAAAAGGTGTTGAAGCGCATGGTCGAAATCATGGGTGAACGCGGCGACGATTTGCAAAAACAAGTGATCGGCATCAGCCACGGCGACGATGAAAAAGCCGCTTTGGAATTAAAGCAGCTTATTGAAAAAACATACGGCTGCTCGCGTTTCTTTATTTGCGAAATCGGCGGCGCGATCGGCGCTCACGCCGGACCGGGAACATTGGCGCTCTTTTTCCTAAACAAACATATTGAAGTATAA
- a CDS encoding DUF3941 domain-containing protein codes for MSHTSDNDKKARDNNAKRHEKNMLREKNREAGKFAYSKKTDHL; via the coding sequence ATGTCACATACGAGCGACAATGATAAAAAAGCGCGCGACAACAACGCAAAACGCCATGAAAAAAACATGCTTCGCGAAAAAAACCGCGAGGCGGGAAAATTTGCGTACTCGAAGAAGACCGATCATTTGTAA
- a CDS encoding ferritin-like domain-containing protein — protein sequence MYPFFSNYNVTYRQSKKLVNDIERAINGEYSAIKCYANLANLALAEKERKQILEIRQDEIRHFQQFAQIYANLTGQQPQPKIIEECPDTYLEGLEFALQDEQKTVDFYLDIASETSNQYVKETFRRAAADEQNHAVWFLYFFAKQKQR from the coding sequence ATGTATCCTTTTTTTAGTAACTACAACGTGACGTATAGACAATCCAAAAAATTGGTTAATGACATTGAAAGAGCCATTAACGGAGAGTATAGCGCGATAAAGTGTTATGCAAATTTAGCTAATTTGGCTCTGGCAGAAAAGGAAAGAAAACAAATTCTTGAAATTAGACAAGATGAAATACGGCATTTTCAGCAATTTGCGCAGATTTACGCAAATCTAACTGGGCAACAACCGCAACCAAAAATTATTGAAGAATGTCCGGATACGTATTTAGAAGGATTAGAATTTGCTCTACAAGATGAACAAAAAACAGTCGATTTTTATCTAGATATTGCATCGGAAACAAGTAATCAATATGTAAAAGAGACGTTTCGCCGAGCAGCCGCAGATGAACAAAATCACGCAGTTTGGTTCTTATACTTTTTTGCAAAACAAAAACAACGGTAA
- a CDS encoding YajQ family cyclic di-GMP-binding protein — protein sequence MSKENSFDIVSKVDLSEVTNAINITLKEIKNRYDFKGSKSDISLEKDELILISDDEFKLEQLKDVLIGKLIRRGVPTKNIQYGKIEPASGGTVRQRAKLVQGIDKENAKKINTIIKKTGLKVKSQVQDDQIRVSGKSKDDLQKVIAAIREADLPIDVQFVNYR from the coding sequence ATGTCAAAAGAAAATTCCTTTGATATTGTATCGAAAGTTGACTTATCGGAAGTTACCAATGCGATCAACATCACGCTGAAAGAAATTAAAAACCGCTACGACTTTAAAGGCAGCAAAAGCGACATTTCCTTGGAAAAAGACGAGCTTATTCTTATTTCCGACGACGAATTTAAATTGGAACAGCTTAAAGACGTGCTGATCGGCAAGCTCATTAGGCGGGGCGTGCCGACGAAAAACATTCAATACGGCAAAATTGAGCCTGCTTCCGGAGGCACGGTGCGCCAGCGCGCCAAGCTTGTGCAAGGCATTGACAAGGAAAATGCGAAAAAAATCAACACGATCATAAAAAAAACCGGCCTGAAAGTGAAAAGCCAAGTGCAGGACGACCAAATCCGCGTCAGCGGCAAAAGCAAAGACGACTTGCAAAAGGTCATCGCCGCAATTCGCGAAGCTGATTTGCCGATTGATGTGCAATTTGTCAATTATCGATAA
- a CDS encoding L-lactate permease — protein sequence MHHAVHFLLAGLPILFALICLVWLKMPALHTAVYSYGLASVLAYFSFDAPVQNLLHSSVRGMLLSVTVIYVLVFGLFLYNLLNECGAMNAMAYGLSRFCRSQAEQGLLISASLGPFLEAVSGFGVAVVIVAPLYLAFGFSAKKTMVLSLLTQSAVPWGALAIGTVINAELSGVPLRQLGEYSALVSIPLYVFYAFMVVAVSGGKKSVKQHLDSIFLVSFVLSLVTWATSVYVSTELAGVLAGGAAACALIIYWKVKTLISKKRGKTAAAHVVIGKGNFYKAMAPYAVLTIYIFVSHFSAACRRIVASMLVIQWPKYHFHLELLYSPGFALLLASLTAIWLYRLTGVQLKICIGKTIKQVYPAAIATTGFIAMSSVMEGAGMTNFLAAHIAALVGSWFIIASPFIGAIGGFMSGSNSAANAMFSHFQSTMAQQLHSPALLYATAQNVSAANMTMASPSRIVLAASITSQSGHEGQLVRDILPIAFAVLLIITSSIVGLSFFL from the coding sequence ATGCATCATGCGGTTCATTTCTTATTAGCAGGGTTGCCTATTTTATTTGCTCTCATTTGTTTAGTGTGGCTTAAAATGCCGGCGCTGCATACTGCTGTTTATTCGTATGGATTGGCATCCGTATTGGCCTATTTTTCTTTTGATGCGCCGGTGCAAAATTTATTGCATTCCTCCGTTCGAGGAATGCTGTTGTCCGTTACGGTCATTTATGTATTAGTATTTGGGCTGTTTTTATACAACTTGCTGAATGAATGCGGAGCGATGAATGCGATGGCTTATGGCTTATCTCGCTTTTGCCGCTCGCAGGCAGAGCAAGGGCTGCTTATTTCTGCCTCTTTAGGACCTTTTCTAGAAGCGGTTAGCGGATTTGGCGTCGCTGTTGTGATCGTTGCCCCATTATATCTTGCGTTCGGATTTTCGGCGAAAAAAACAATGGTATTATCGTTATTAACGCAGTCGGCCGTGCCGTGGGGCGCGCTTGCCATCGGTACGGTCATTAATGCGGAATTGTCTGGAGTTCCTTTGCGTCAGCTGGGGGAGTATAGCGCGCTAGTAAGCATTCCACTTTATGTATTTTATGCGTTTATGGTTGTAGCGGTTAGTGGCGGAAAAAAGTCGGTCAAACAGCATCTCGACTCCATTTTTCTCGTTTCTTTTGTGTTATCGCTTGTTACGTGGGCGACAAGCGTGTACGTATCTACAGAGCTGGCGGGCGTATTGGCAGGCGGTGCCGCAGCTTGTGCGCTCATTATCTATTGGAAAGTAAAGACATTGATCAGCAAAAAGAGGGGAAAGACAGCCGCGGCGCATGTAGTGATTGGAAAGGGGAATTTTTATAAGGCAATGGCACCATATGCCGTTTTAACAATATATATATTTGTTTCCCATTTCTCTGCTGCATGTAGAAGAATAGTTGCGAGTATGCTAGTTATTCAATGGCCAAAATATCATTTTCACTTAGAGCTGTTGTATAGCCCGGGTTTTGCCCTGCTCCTTGCATCGCTGACAGCGATATGGCTATATCGACTGACTGGCGTTCAACTAAAAATTTGTATAGGAAAAACCATCAAACAAGTATATCCTGCCGCAATAGCAACAACGGGTTTTATCGCGATGTCGAGCGTGATGGAGGGAGCGGGAATGACGAATTTCCTGGCTGCCCATATTGCTGCATTAGTAGGCTCGTGGTTTATCATCGCTTCTCCGTTTATCGGCGCAATCGGCGGATTCATGAGCGGCAGCAACAGTGCAGCGAACGCTATGTTTTCCCATTTTCAAAGCACGATGGCCCAGCAATTACATAGTCCTGCACTATTATATGCCACAGCACAAAACGTCTCCGCAGCGAACATGACCATGGCTTCCCCGTCGCGAATTGTCTTAGCGGCCTCTATCACTAGCCAGTCTGGACATGAAGGGCAATTGGTGCGGGACATTCTTCCAATTGCTTTTGCTGTTTTGCTGATCATTACGTCTAGTATTGTTGGGTTAAGTTTTTTTCTTTAA
- a CDS encoding XRE family transcriptional regulator — MNFGKNVREARKRKSLSLQALSEKCGVSRSMLSQIERGEKNPTIQVACQIAEGLDMTLSQLLGEDEQSEVIIIRKSERYIYKDERSGFERHLLSPSFPAKGIEFVFNMIPPKQESGVFPKHKKGVKEYISVAKGKLRVVLGTRSYDLAEGDSIYYEADVEHRFINIGEEECHYYLVIDSNHERSL, encoded by the coding sequence ATGAATTTTGGAAAAAACGTGCGGGAAGCAAGAAAGCGAAAATCCCTTTCATTGCAGGCATTATCAGAAAAATGCGGCGTTAGCCGCTCGATGCTATCGCAAATCGAGAGAGGAGAAAAAAATCCCACCATTCAGGTAGCTTGCCAGATCGCGGAAGGGTTGGACATGACTCTTTCGCAATTATTAGGAGAAGATGAGCAAAGCGAAGTCATTATCATTAGAAAAAGCGAACGATATATATACAAAGACGAGCGCAGCGGCTTTGAGCGCCATCTTTTATCCCCTTCTTTTCCGGCAAAAGGGATTGAGTTTGTTTTCAATATGATTCCGCCAAAACAAGAGTCCGGTGTTTTTCCGAAGCATAAAAAAGGAGTGAAAGAGTATATATCCGTAGCCAAAGGAAAGTTGAGAGTCGTACTAGGAACGCGATCATATGACTTGGCAGAAGGAGATTCGATATACTACGAAGCTGATGTTGAACATCGTTTCATTAATATTGGCGAGGAAGAATGCCACTACTACTTAGTCATTGATTCCAATCACGAACGTTCACTATAG
- a CDS encoding bifunctional homocysteine S-methyltransferase/methylenetetrahydrofolate reductase gives MGLLEDLQERIVIADGAMGTLLYSHGVDRCFEELNLSRPEDILHIHEAYIAAGAEVIQTNTYGANYVKLARYGLEDEVPSINRAAVRLAKQAAKNKAYVLGTIGGLRSINKSAVSIDEIKRTFREQLFVLLNEDVDGLLLETYYDLEELKTVLAIARKETDKPIIAHVTLHEVGVLQDGTPLAEALAQLEQLGADVVGLNCRLGPYHMIRSLEEVPLPSKAFLSAYPNASLPDYRDGRLVYETNTDYFKETALAFREQGVRLIGGCCGTTPKHIEAMAIALTDRTPVQTKTVKQRHISVSISSDEPNAAPPLQDIVRKRRSVIVELDPPKKLGIAKFLEGAKALKEANIDALTLADNSLATPRISNMALGTIVKEQLGIRPLIHITCRDRNLIGLQSHLMGLHTLGITDVLAITGDPSKIGDFPGATSVYDLSSFDLIRLIRQFNEGLSYSGKPLGQKTNFSIAAAFNPNVRHLDKAVERLEKKIQCGAHYFITQPLYSEQKIEEVYEATKHLETPIYIGIMPLVSARNADFLHHEVPGITLSDEIRSRMASCANDPVQSAREGIAIAKSLIDAAFDLFNGIYLITPFLRYEMTVELVRYIHEKEQAAQEREVLHG, from the coding sequence GTGGGTCTTTTGGAAGATTTGCAAGAACGAATTGTCATCGCCGATGGCGCAATGGGAACGCTGCTATACTCCCATGGCGTCGATCGATGTTTTGAAGAATTAAATTTGTCGAGACCGGAAGACATTCTTCATATTCATGAAGCATATATCGCCGCAGGCGCCGAGGTCATTCAAACGAATACATACGGCGCCAACTATGTCAAGCTTGCCCGCTATGGACTCGAAGATGAAGTGCCATCTATTAACCGCGCGGCGGTGCGGCTGGCGAAACAAGCGGCGAAAAATAAAGCCTACGTGCTCGGAACGATCGGCGGACTGCGCAGCATCAACAAAAGCGCCGTTTCCATCGATGAAATAAAGCGGACGTTTCGCGAACAATTGTTTGTGCTGTTAAACGAAGACGTCGACGGCTTATTGCTCGAGACGTATTACGATTTGGAAGAATTAAAGACAGTGCTTGCGATCGCACGCAAAGAAACGGATAAGCCGATTATCGCGCACGTCACCCTCCACGAAGTCGGCGTTTTGCAAGACGGCACTCCGCTTGCCGAAGCATTGGCGCAATTAGAACAGTTGGGAGCCGACGTTGTCGGGCTCAACTGCCGTCTCGGCCCATACCATATGATCCGCTCACTCGAGGAAGTGCCGCTGCCAAGCAAAGCGTTTCTTTCTGCGTATCCGAACGCAAGCCTGCCGGATTACCGCGACGGGCGGCTTGTTTATGAAACAAACACCGACTATTTTAAAGAAACGGCGCTGGCGTTCCGCGAACAAGGGGTGCGCCTCATCGGTGGGTGCTGCGGCACGACGCCGAAGCATATCGAAGCGATGGCAATCGCCTTAACGGATCGAACCCCGGTGCAAACGAAAACGGTGAAGCAGCGCCATATTTCCGTTTCCATATCATCGGATGAACCAAACGCGGCACCGCCGCTGCAAGATATCGTCCGCAAGCGCCGTTCAGTGATCGTCGAACTCGATCCACCGAAAAAACTAGGCATCGCTAAATTTTTAGAAGGCGCCAAAGCGCTCAAAGAAGCGAATATTGATGCATTGACATTGGCCGATAACTCGTTGGCGACTCCACGCATTAGCAATATGGCGCTCGGCACAATCGTCAAAGAGCAGCTTGGCATTCGCCCGCTCATTCATATCACATGCCGCGATCGCAACTTGATTGGGCTGCAGTCGCATCTGATGGGCTTGCACACGCTCGGCATCACCGACGTGCTCGCTATTACCGGCGATCCGTCGAAGATCGGCGATTTTCCTGGGGCGACATCCGTCTATGATTTATCGTCCTTTGATCTCATTCGTCTAATTCGCCAATTTAACGAAGGGCTTTCCTATTCTGGAAAACCGCTCGGGCAAAAAACAAATTTCTCGATCGCCGCAGCGTTTAACCCGAACGTACGCCATTTGGACAAAGCGGTCGAACGCCTTGAGAAAAAAATTCAATGCGGCGCCCATTATTTTATTACTCAGCCATTATACTCCGAACAAAAAATCGAAGAAGTGTACGAAGCGACAAAGCATCTTGAGACGCCGATTTACATTGGCATTATGCCGCTAGTAAGCGCGCGCAACGCTGATTTTCTTCACCATGAAGTACCTGGCATTACGCTTTCCGATGAAATCCGCTCCCGCATGGCGTCATGCGCAAACGACCCGGTGCAATCGGCACGCGAAGGAATCGCCATTGCCAAGTCGCTCATTGACGCCGCTTTTGACTTATTTAACGGCATCTACTTAATCACGCCGTTTTTGCGCTATGAAATGACCGTCGAACTCGTTCGCTACATTCACGAAAAAGAACAAGCCGCTCAAGAAAGGGAGGTACTCCATGGGTAA